The Pantoea trifolii nucleotide sequence TCCGGCTGATTCACCATCTTCACCGTCGGTTTCTCCACCGGCGGCAGGTCTTTCAGGAAGTCGGGACGATGATCGTTGGTGGCAAACACCACCGCATGTTGCTCTTTGGGCAGCTGGTTATACAGCACTGGGAAAGATTGTCCGCGCCACTGTGCTTTGCTGCCAAACCATGAAGCCAGAATCCCGGCCGCACGCTGTTGCAGCAAATTCGGCTGGGCGTTAAAGACCATCGGCAGCTGCAGCGGGCGGCTGTCGCGCGTATCAAAGAACGGCTCCGGGAAATGCGACAGATCGTTCTTTAACGGCAGCTTTTGCAGCGTCAAATCGAGTTTGCTGGCTTTGCCGATATCCAGCCAGATGGTGCTGTTGGCCGGGTTTTCACACACGTTGGCGTAGTGACCAACCAGCTCAAGGCGCACGCGGTTGAAGTCGCTGATAAAGCGCGGATCGATAGGGATCTGCGTTTGATTCTCTTTGCCAAGCTGATCGGCGGTGACGGTCACCAATCCCACCAATTCATCGTTGAGATAGACCTTAAGCTGCGACAGCGTGGGAATCAGCGCTGGCGACGGACGATAGCTCAGATTCAGCAGCGCACGCGTCACCACTTCATCGCTGCGCACGCCAAACTCAATCTGGCTGCTCGGTTCGGTTCCGCGCAGCGTCATGCTGCCGGGCGGTGGGGCGACCTGATTGAACACCAGCTGGCTGTCACGCAGCGGCGCGTTGGCGTCGACCAATGCGTTCACCTCCGGTAACGGCTGCGGCGCATTGAGGGCGCCAGAGGTCTGTGGCGCGGCCTGCACCACAGCTACGCAGCCCAGCATCAGGGCGGTGAACCAACTCAGTTTTTTCGTCATGGTCATATCATCAACTTAAGTAAAATCGGTTTTGATCGTCGCGGGCTGGCGGTCAATACGCTGCGGCAGCAATGTCGCCAGCCAGCTCACCAATGCGGTGAGGCCACGGAATACACGGCGCAGCGGCGCAGGGCCATACTCGGCCAGACGCAGATAGCCTTTAAAACCCAGCACCATAATGTCGGCCAGACTTTGCACCGGTTTGTCTTCCGGGAAACCGTCCTGCCACAGCGCCCAGGTATCGGCGCGAGCGAAAGTGCACTGAATAAATTCAATGTGTTGGCGCGTGCTGAGTTGATGCAAACGAATGCCGGCGCGACGGCCAAACACGCGCTGCACCTGACACGGGAAGCTGAACTCTTGCTGACCACGGCGCAGCAGCAGCGACACGGTTTCGTCCTCTTTCAGCGCATCGGCTTCACGCAGCTCAACGCCCACGCCGCCATCGGAATAGTCGCGCAGCGTGCACGGCACCATGTGTCCATCCTCACGCGCGATGGCGGCGGGCATGGCGATTTCCACACGATGCGCTTCGCGGATTTGGCGCGCTTCAACCGACACCGCCACCGCGCCGCCGAGGATAATCATGTTATAAATCACCCACACCAGGCTGACCCAAATGGTGAGCATTTCGTTGGCCGGACCGTACGCCATGCGCCAGAAGGCCATACCGATACCGGCGATATTCAGCAGCACCAGCATCATGTACGGTTTGGTAATCACCCAATCGAGATGACGCTCGGCCACCAATCCGCCTTTGGCGGTCACGTTGAACTTGCCTTTGTGCGGATTGAACAGCGCCACCGTGGTTGGCCGCGCGATGTACCACGCCAGCACGGTTTCATACACTTCGCTCCAGAATGAATGTCGCCAGCGGCCCTGAATGCGCGAGTTGGTCAAACTGGTGTGCAGCATGTGCGGCAGCACGTAGATGGCGATCGCCAGCGCGGGCGCGTAGATGATGTAGGCGTGGAACAGCAGAAACGCCAGCGGTGCCAGCAGGAAGATCAGGCGCGGAATCCCGGCGAGAAAGTGCAGCATGGCGTTGGCGTAACACAGGCGCTGCACCAGCTTTAACCCTTTGCCAAACAGCGGGTTATCGAGGCGGAAAATCTGCACCATGCCGCGCGCCCAGCGGATGCGCTGGCCGATATGCGCCGATAAACTCTCGGTGGCCAGACCGGCAGCCTGTGGAATACGGATATACGCCGAGGTGTAACCCTGACGATGCAGGCGCAGCGAGGTGTGTGCATCTTCGGTGACGGTTTCTACCGCAATGCCGCCAATCTGATCCAGCGCGGTACGGCGCAATACGGCGCAGGAGCCGCAGAAGAACGCTGCATCCCAGGTATCGTTGCCATCCTGCACCAAACCGTAAAACAGCGAACCTTCGTTCGGCGTCTGGCGGAAGCGGCCGAGGTTACGTTCGAACGGATCGGGCGAGAAGAAATGGTGTGGTGTTTGCAACATCGCCAGCCGATGATCTTTCAGGAACCAGCCCATCGTCAGCTGCAGGAATGAGCGCGTCGGCACATGGTCGCAGTCGAAAATTGCCACATATTCGCTGCGGCATACGGCTTTCAACGCATGGTTGATGTTGCCCGCTTTGGCATGTTCGTGAGTCGGGCGCACCACGTAATTGACGCCAACGCTGGCGGCAAACTCGCGGAACTCTTCGCGCGTGCCGTCATCCAGCAGGTAGATATTCAGTTTGTCCTGCGGCCAGTCGATGCCCATCGCCGCGTAGATGGTCGGTTTCACCACGCTGAGCGGTTCGTTGTAGGTCGGCACCAGAATATCGACGCTCGGCCACGAGGTAATGTCCGGCGGCATCGAAACCGGCTGACGATTGAGCGGCCACAACGTCTGGAAATAACCCAGCACCAATACCGCCCACGCATAGGTTTCGGCACCAATCAGCAGCAGACCAAACGTCAGGCTGAGCGGATCGTCCCAGTTGAGGGTTTCGGTATAGCGCCACCACAGATAACGGCAGGAAATCGTCAGCGATAACACGATCAACATGATGGTGGACAAGCGTCCCGGCACGCGCCGCACCAGCATCGCCAATCCCCACAACAGCAGCACGAAGACAAACTGCGTGGTGATGCCGAACGGTTGCGAAATGCACAGCAGCGCCAGCAGGCTGGCAACAATCGCCGCCACGATAAACAGCAGCTGGCGCAACCACGCGGGCATCGCCTGAATACGTTGTTCGCTGCGCTGAGCGAAACGGTTATGTTCCAGCCGTGCCGGCAGCGCGCCGAGCCATTGATACAGGCGTTCACGCCAGCGAAACAGCGGCTTGACGCTAAAACTTTTACGCGTGCGCTTGTCGAGCGGCAAGACCAGCATCAGCCACAGGCTTTGCAGCGCATAGCGCAGCGGGTCAAGCGGTCGCGGGCGCAGCGGCGAAATTTGCGGATAGTAACGCTGACGATGTTGCAGGATGCGCTGCCAGCCGGGAGTTTCCAGCCGCAGCAGCGACCACGCCAGCACGCACCACATCAGATGCAGTGCGATGGTGAAGCGGCCCGCGCCATACTGATGCGCCAGTTGAGCGCGGCGTTGCAGCGCCTGATACGCTTGCGGCATCAGCAGCCAGCGTAATGGATTCACGCCGCGCCTCCCGCCACATGCAGCAGCAGCCAGTTGGCCAGCGTGTTGATCTCTTCACTGGCCAGCGCATGCGGCCGATATTCGCCTACCGGCTGTTTCATCATCAGCGCTTCCGCCAGCGCTTCATCGCGGTGGATGACCTGAGGAACCAGGTTTTTCAGCGAGCTGATCCACAGCTGATGCAGATCCTGCTGCAGCTGGCTGTTGGCGTTGAACTGGTTGATCAGGAACAGCGTGTGCGCAGGAAAACGCGCGTGATGCAGACGCAACTGGCAGTTGGCATCCAGCGTTAGCACCTGTAGCAGACGATCGGCTGCGGCAACGAATGATCGCTGCCACGGCAACAGATCCGCTGGGATGTCGAAAATAATCCAGTCGTAGTGTGATTTCAGGGCCGGTAACGCATTTAGCAGCGGTGCGGCAAATTCTGAGTTGATAGTAGTGATGTGAGCGCGCTGTTGCGGCGTGAGTGCGCCAAACGGCAGAAAATCCAGCCCCGCTTGATAGCGCTGGGCGCACTGCTGCCACGCTTGCTGTTCGTGCAGCGCAGGTGCCCAACCCTGAGTGTGGCTGAGCGACAGATTAAAGTGGGCAGCCAGTTGATTTACCGGGGAAAAGTCGATAACCAGTACCGATTGCTGCAGCGCGTTAAACGCCCAGCCGAGCGCGGCGCTCAGCGAAGTGGCGCCACAGCCGCCACGCAATCCTTGTAATGCTATAACAGGCATTAACGTTCTGACTCCTGTGCCGCGCTTATTTCACGCAGCAATGGCCAGCGCGTCATAATGGTATTAAGTCGCGCTTCGCGGGCAATATCAATGTAGCGAAATGCCTTAAGGGAAAAGGCATCACTCAAAGCGTTGATGTCATCGTGCTCTTCGCTGCTAGCAGCATTCAGCGAAAATGCATTTTCTGTTTTCATTATTTTTTTGCCACCGAAAAATCGACAACGGATGAATTGTGATTCTATTTTTTGTAAAGTTTAAACCTGAAGTAAAGACAAATGCTATCCGCAGATCAATGTGATTTGCACTAAGGGGCTATTTTTTATTTCACCGGTTCCAATTGTGGCTGTGTGGATTAAACTAGCCTGGATTGTATCGATCGCGAATAAAATATGAAAAATCATTATGCGCTTGGCCTGCAGCAGATTCAGCAGGAATTAAATACTCTGCAGAATCCAGGGTTTTACTGGATTACTAGCCAGCGTCAGGAAGATGCAGGAATGCTTTTGCGTCAGGTGGTTAGCCAGCAAAAGGCGGCGACACTGATCAGTTCTGACGAGAAACCGCAGGCGCTGCTGACGCCCGATCCCATCGGGGGTCCGGCGCGTATGCCGTTATTTTCCTTACCAGCAAATAAAAGCAGCTTACAGCAACTGGAGAGTGATTTTTCCCGCGTGCTGAATAGCCGCAGTGGACTGGTGATTTTTTATAGTAATGCCGCGTTGTGGGGAAAACTATCACCCGATGAATTGGCCATTTGGCTTAAGCGCATGCGTCGATTGATAACTAAAAAACAAATCACGCTGTTAATGATCACCTCCGGCACGTCAATAATTCACTTACGTCATCATCTGCAAGCTTATTTTCGTCAGCTTGATGGTCTCGCGCATTTAGATTTTCAGCAGGACAGTTGGCAATATCGAATTAACTGGTGGTCTGCAGCAGATAAATTGCTGGCCGATCGTGCGATCCGTTTGATTTGCGGTGATAATCAATTTATTGCCGTAAATGACGCAGAAAAAAATATTCCATTAAGCCGCAATGATGAAAACCAATTCCTTGCGCAAGAGGGTGTGCTGGAAGGCGCACCGCCACTTTCTGTGCAGTGGCAATTATTTAGTGACAATGAAAGCGTGTTCTCACGTGCTCAGCAGGCAAATGCGGCAACCGTCATCTTTAGCCTGGTCCATAACCAAGACATTAATTCTTTAGCAACCATGGTCCATAGTCTGCGCCGTTCACGTGGTAGCGCGCTTAAGATTGTGGTGCGCGAAATCAGTACCACGCTGCGCTACAGTGATGAGCGTTTGCTGCTGGCCTGCGGCGTGAATGCCATCGTGCCGACGGCGGCCAGCTTGTCGCGTTTTCTTACCATGCTGGAAGGGATTCAGGGGCAACAGTTCTCGCGCCATGTGCCTGCCAATCTCAATGCACTGATGCAGGCGTTGCAGCCCTTGCAGCAGAAAGGCTATTTACCGCTGGACGCGTTTTGCGCGGCGGTGCAGCAGCTAATGGCCAACACGTTGCTGCCGGAAAATGACAAAGGTTTGCTGGTGGCGCTGCGCGCGGTGCCGCAGCTGAAACCCGAACAGATTCTGACGCTGTGTAAACCGCGCCGCTTTGGCGATTTGGTGACGCTGGTGAATGACCGCATTTATCTGTTCCTCTCTTCGTGCCGCTTCAACGATTTGGATATCGCGCTTAAATCAATCTTCTCCTTGCCGCATGACGAGCTGTTTAGCAATCGCATCGTCTGGTTTGAAGATAATCAGATCGTGTCGGAGGCGGACAAAATTCGTCAGCTGACATCGGTGATACAGCGCGACAGACAAGCCGCGCCGCTGGCCGCTGTGCCCGTCGCTGCGCAGGCCGATGTGCCTGAGCGCGGAGCACAAACGCCGCAGCCGATCACCCTCAACCTCGATGGAGCAAGCCACTAATGACACTGATGGATTGGGTGCAGGTGGCGATCCTGCTGTTACTGATTTTACTGTTCCTGAGATCACTGTTTGGGCGCGGGCTCACGCGCAGCGGCACCAATCCGCTGCTGCGTTTGCTGCCGACGCGCGCATTGAAATCAGAAGGACAGTGGCAACGCAAAACCAATAAAACGGATAAACATGAATAACAGATTCACGATGCACGGTTCGTGGTGGCGCGGCCTCGGTGGCTGGAACTTTTACTTCCTGATTAAATTTGCGCTGCTGTGGTACGGCTACCTCAATTTCCACGCGCTGAGTAATCTGGTGTTTCTGGCGTGGCTGCTGTTCCCGCTGCCGAGCGCGCGGCTGCATCGTCTGCGTCAGTGGATTTCGCTGCCAATTGGCATTGCGCTGTTCTGGCACGATACCTGGCTGCCGGGACTCAGCTCGATCATGAGCCAGGGCAGTCAGCTGGCGGGCTTCTCGCCCAGTTACATGCTCGACCTTGCCAATCGCTTTATCAACTGGGAGATGATTGGCGCGGCCTTTGTGCTGCTGGTGCTGTATCTGTTTGTCGCGCAGTGGATTCGCGTCACCGTGCTGGTGTCGCTGATGCTGATCTGGCTCAACGTGCTGACGATTGCCGGACCGGCAATGAATTTACTGCCAAGCAGCGCCGCTACGCCGACGGTGAAGCTCAACGATACGCCAGCGGCGAAAGCACCAGATGGCCTCGATCAATCCGCGCCGCCAACCAGCGCCAATCTTACCGCGTGGCTTAACCGTTTTTACGACGCCGAGCGCCAGCGTTCAACGCACTTCCCGGACGCATTGCCTGCCGATTCGCAGCCGTTCGATATTCTGGTGATCAATATCTGTTCGCTGTCATGGTCGGATTTGAATGTCGCGCAGTTGCGCAATCATCCGCTGTGGCAGCACTTCGATATTCTGCTCAACAACTACAACTCCGCCACCGGTTACAGCGGCCCGGCGGGGATTCGTCTGCTGCGTGCCAGCTGCGGCCAGAGCTCGCACAGCGATCTGTACAAAGCAACCGATCAGCGCTGTTATCTGTTCGATAATCTGGCCAAGCTGGGCTTTAAACAGCAGTTGATGATGGATCACACCGGCGTGTTTGGTAACTATCTCAAAGAGCTGCGCGAAGAGGGCAATCTGCAGGCGCCGTTGATGTCGCAGGCGGGCATCGCGCCGGAGGTGACGTCGTTTGATGGCTCTCCGGTATTCAATGATGCGCAGTTGATGCAGCGCTGGCTCGACGACCGCACCAAGAGCAGCGATGCGCGCTCCGCCACCTTCTATAACCTGATTCCGCTGCACGACGGTACGCGTGAACTCGGCAGCACGCGCAGCGCAGACTGGCAGCCGCGCGCCAAAGTGCTGTTTGATCAGCTCGATGCTTTCCTGACTAATCTGGAGAAATCGGGTCGCCGCGTGATGGTGCTGGTGGTGCCGGAACACGGCGCAGCGCTGCAGGGTGACAAGATGCAGATGTCGGGATTGCGTGACATCCCAAGTCCGGATATCACCCATGTGCCGGTCGGCATTAAGTTTGTTGGCATGAAAGCACCGCATCAAGGCCAGCCGCTCAGCGTGGAGACGCCAACCAGCCTGATGGCGATTTCGGAAATCGTGTCGCGCGTGGTGGATGGTCAGGTGTTTAACGCGCCGAACGTCAATATGTCGGTGATGACCGATAATCTGCCGCAGACGCCGGTGGTGTCCGAGAACGATAATGCGGTGGTGATGATGTATCAGGGCAAACCGTGGATCCGCCTGAACGGCGGCGATTGGGTGCCATATCCGCAGTAATCCGGAACGAGGATGAACCAGGTCGCCATAAATGACGACCCTACAGGTTTTATATCGTAGGGGCGCCATTTATGGCGACCTGGCATGCATTTACTCACGCCAAAACCTGCATAATTCCGAATCACTTCATAAATAACCCAACTTACCGATTTTTCGCCTTTATCCCGGCGAAAAAAACGCGTGACCTGGGATATACTCGCTGCGAATTTCATCTCATTACACGCCTGTGTGGCCTGGAGAAGTTTTGTTGCGCGTCAGTCGTTCTCTAACGATAAAGCAGATGGCGACGGTTTCTGCCGTGGCGATGGTGACCATCTGCATCTTTATTGTCATCCAGCTCTTTCACTTTGTGCAGCAGCGCAGGATTGACTACGCCCAGCAAATGGAAAATGTGGCGCACACCGTGCGTCAGCCGCTCTCCGAAGCGGTACTTAAAGCCGATATCCCGCAAGCCGAACGCATCCTCAATACGCTAAAACCGGCCGGTATTTTATCGCGTGCCGATGTGGTGTTGCCGAATGCCTTCCAGGCGCTGCACGCTGATTTCGCGCCGGAAAAACCGGTGCCGCGCTGGGTCGCGCGCCTGTTTGAACTGCCGGTACAAATCACGCTGCCGCTCTATTCGGTGGAGCGATCGGGCTTGCCGAAGCCGATTGCCTATCTGGTGTTGCAGGCCGACTCCTCGCGCGTTTATCAGTTCCTGCTCAGCACCTTATCGACCATGATCACCACCTATCTGTTGCTGGCGCTGATCCTCTCCATCGCCATCAGCTGGTGTATCAATCGGTTGATTGTGCATCCGCTGCGCGACATTTCGCGTGATTTGCAGGAGCTGCCGCCGCAGGCGATTCTGACCCACAAAATGAAGCTGCCGCATAATCATCGTGATGATGAAATCGGTATGCTGATTCGCAGCTACAACCGCAATCAGCAGGTGCTGGAGTCGATTCACGACGAAATGAGTCGCATGACCACCCATTTCGCCGTGACGGATCTGCCCAATCGCGCGCTGTTCCTTGCGCTACTCGAACAGCACATCAGCCATCGCCACAATCGTCAGGCGTGGGGCTTGATGGTGATTCGAATTGAAACGCTGCAGGAAGCCAACGGCGTACTGAGCGATGAACAGCGCGATACGCTGATGCTGACGCTGGTGGAGAAGATTCGCAGCACCGTCGACGATCACTCGCTGCTGGCGCAAACCGGCCCCAGCGACTTTGCCTTGCTGATGAAGCGCGCGCACAATCCGTTCCGCGCCATGCGTTTAGCGCGCAACCTGATGATTCGCATCAATCAGCCGGTGAACCTGCAACAGCTGCAGCTGCGTCCGAATGCCAGCATCGGTCTGGCGCTGCACGAAGAGAACAGCATTTCGGCTAGCGAACAGCTTGATCGCGCGACTTCGGCGATGATGTCGGCGCGCCATCAGGGCAAAAACCAGATTCTGTTCTTCGACCCGGCGCTCACCGAGCGGGCGCAGAAGCGTTTAACGCAGGAGCACGACATCTTGCAAGGTTTACAGGACGAGCAGTTTGCCCTTTATCTGCAACCGCAAATCAATATGGAAACCGGCGGGCTGGCCGGTGCCGAAGCGCTGCTGCGCATGCGCATGCCGGATGGCAGCTACGGATTGTCAGAAGAGTTTATTGCCAGCGCCGAAGAGATTGGTGTGATTTCGGCCATTGGTCGCTGGGTGTTTGAGGAAGCCTGCCGCATTCTGGCCGGCTGGCAGAAGCAGGGCATTAATATCCCGCTCAGCGTCAATATCTCGGCGGTGCAGCTGCGTGATGCCAGTATGGTCAGCCATTTGCAGGGCTTGCTGGAGCGCCATCGCATTGCACCGGGCAACTTCGTACTGGAAATCACCGAAACCGCACAGATTGGCGATGCCGAGCAGGCGATTGCGCTGCTGCGCTTACTGCAGCAAACCGGCGTGGCAGTGGCGCTCGACGATTTCGGTATGGGCTACTCCAACCTCAACTATCTGCATCAGTTCAAAGCGCTGCCGGTGAATAAGCTGAAAATGGATCGCAGCTTTGTCGCCGCGCTGCCGGATGACGACACCATGGTGCGCATCGTGGCGGCGATTGCCGACATCATTCACCTCGACGTCATCGCCGAAGGTGTGGAAACCGCCGAGCAGCGCGACTGGCTGCTGGCGCGCGGAATTACTATAGGGCAAGGCTACTTATACGCTGAAGCGCTGCCGCTCCACGTCTTTAATCAACGCTGGCTCAATACCTCGCAACTCCCTGAATAATCACCTTGCTTATTGATTTTCCTTACAAAATTGTAGCGAAGCGCTGTGCTGAAGCGTTTCAGTTCATAGTTAGAGTTTTGTAACTTTTGTAAGGAATAGTAGGGGATATTAATCTTGTTAACAGGGTGTTATTTTCCTCGCCATCGGTAAGGTTTTACGCTTCTGGCGGCTTGCCGCATGCGTTCTCCACAACAATGGCGGTGCGAACCGTCTTACTGGACACCTGTTATGAAAATCTTAAAAAGCCTCTATTTTCAGGTACTGGTTGCCATCGGCATCGGCGTCCTGTTGGGCCACTTCTATCCTGAGTTAGGCGCGCAAATGAAGCCGCTTGGCGATGGTTTCGTTAAGTTGATCAAGATGATCATCGCCCCCGTGATTTTCTGTACGGTGGTGACCGGTATTGCCGGCATGGAGAGCATGAAAGCCGTTGGACGTACGGGCGCAGTGGCGCTGCTGTACTTTGAAGTGGTCAGCACCATCGCGCTGATCATCGGTTTGGTGGTAGTTAACGTGGTGCAGCCAGGCGCGGGCATGAACGTTGATCCGGCCACGCTGGATGCCAAAGCGGTCGCGGTTTACGCACAGCAGGCGGAGCAGCAAGGTGTGGTCGCCTTCCTGCTGGATGTGATTCCAAATAGCGTGATTGGTGCCTTCGCCAGCGGCAACATTCTGCAAGTGCTGCTGTTCGCTATTCTGTTCGGCTTCGCTCTGCATCGCCTCGGCAGCGCTGGCACCGTGATGTTCAACGTCATTGAGAGCTTCTCGAAAGTGATCTTCGGCGTGATCAACATGATTATGCGTCTCGCGCCAATCGGTGCCTTCGGGGCGATGGCCTTTACCATCGGTAAATATGGCGTCGGCTCGCTGGTGCAGCTGGGTCAGCTGATCATCTGCTTCTATATCACCTGCGTGCTGTTCGTGGTGGTGGTGTTGGGGCTGATTGCACGCTTCGCCGGCTTCAACATCTTTAAATTTGTCGCCTACATCAAAGAAGAGCTGCTGATTGTGCTCGGCACTTCCTCATCTGAATCGGCGCTGCCGCGCATGCTGGATAAGATGGAGAAGCTGGGCTGTAAGAAATCGGTGGTGGGCTTGGTGATTCCAACTGGCTACTCCTTCAACCTCGATGGCACCTCGATTTACCTCACCATGGCGGCGGTGTTTATCGCGCAGGCGACCAACGCGCATATGGATGTGTTCCACCAAATCACGCTGTTAGTGGTGCTGCTGCTCTCCTCAAAAGGCGCAGCGGGCGTAACCGGCAGTGGCTTTATCGTGCTGGCGGCCACCCTGTCAGCGGTGGGACATTTACCGGTTGCTGGTCTGGCGCTGATTCTCGGTATCGACCGGTTTATGTCCGAAGCGCGTGCGCTAACCAATCTGGTGGGTAACGGCGTAGCGACCATCGTGGTGGCGAAGTGGGTCGGACAACTGGATGAGAAACAACTGAATGCGACGCTTTCTGCAGGGAAAAAGGTGAATAACGCACCAGAAACCGCCGCATAGCCTGCTATTTGCGTTAATTTGCCGAGAAATGCCCGCTGTCGCTTGCCCTGACAGCGGGCATTTGCATAATAAACCCCATTGATTTTTTTCCCGATTTTTTGCCTCGTTGCGCGACATCCTGACCTTCTCGTGGTCAAAGAGTCTGTTATTAAATAAACGTGGCGGCAAAATGCCGCACCGGTCACCCCAGATGTGGCCGAACATGCCGCGCTAACGAGCGTTGATCTGTTTGAGTAGGGGTTCACATGCAGGGCACCAGAATTCGGCTTTTGGTTGGCGGATTGCTACTGGCAGCGTCCGGTTTTGGCGTGCACGCCGAGACGCTCCAACCCGATCCCGCCTGGCAGGAAGGCAAACTGGACAATGGTTTTAGCTGGCAGCTGCTGACCACACCACAACGTCCAAGCGATCGTATTGAACTGCGCCTGATTGTTAACACCGGTTCGCTGGTGGAGAGTGCGCAACAAACGGGCTATAGCCATCTTTTACCGCGTTTAGCGATGGTGCATAACGCCACGCTGGACACCAATCAGCAACGCGCGCTGTGGCAGCAAGCCATGGATCCGCAACGTCCGCTGCCGCCTGCCATCTCGTCGTACGATTACACCCAATACAACCTGAGCTTGCCGAATAACCGCCCTGATCTGCTGAAAGAAGCGCTCAGCTGGCTGGCGGCGACTGCCGGGAAAATGACAATCAATGAGCAAGTGGTGGCTACCGCGTTAACGGCCACCGATCCGATTGCCACCTGGCCCGCCAATACCCAGGACGTGTGGTGGCGCTATCGCCTGAAAGGCTCGGCGATGCTGGCGCACGATCCGGGCGAGCAACCGCGCGCGCCGGTGGATATCGCCCAGCTCAACAGCTTCTATCAGCAGTGGTACACGCCCGATGGCATGACGCTGTACGTGGTGGGTAACGTCGATAGCCGCAGTATGGC carries:
- the bcsA gene encoding UDP-forming cellulose synthase catalytic subunit, whose amino-acid sequence is MNPLRWLLMPQAYQALQRRAQLAHQYGAGRFTIALHLMWCVLAWSLLRLETPGWQRILQHRQRYYPQISPLRPRPLDPLRYALQSLWLMLVLPLDKRTRKSFSVKPLFRWRERLYQWLGALPARLEHNRFAQRSEQRIQAMPAWLRQLLFIVAAIVASLLALLCISQPFGITTQFVFVLLLWGLAMLVRRVPGRLSTIMLIVLSLTISCRYLWWRYTETLNWDDPLSLTFGLLLIGAETYAWAVLVLGYFQTLWPLNRQPVSMPPDITSWPSVDILVPTYNEPLSVVKPTIYAAMGIDWPQDKLNIYLLDDGTREEFREFAASVGVNYVVRPTHEHAKAGNINHALKAVCRSEYVAIFDCDHVPTRSFLQLTMGWFLKDHRLAMLQTPHHFFSPDPFERNLGRFRQTPNEGSLFYGLVQDGNDTWDAAFFCGSCAVLRRTALDQIGGIAVETVTEDAHTSLRLHRQGYTSAYIRIPQAAGLATESLSAHIGQRIRWARGMVQIFRLDNPLFGKGLKLVQRLCYANAMLHFLAGIPRLIFLLAPLAFLLFHAYIIYAPALAIAIYVLPHMLHTSLTNSRIQGRWRHSFWSEVYETVLAWYIARPTTVALFNPHKGKFNVTAKGGLVAERHLDWVITKPYMMLVLLNIAGIGMAFWRMAYGPANEMLTIWVSLVWVIYNMIILGGAVAVSVEARQIREAHRVEIAMPAAIAREDGHMVPCTLRDYSDGGVGVELREADALKEDETVSLLLRRGQQEFSFPCQVQRVFGRRAGIRLHQLSTRQHIEFIQCTFARADTWALWQDGFPEDKPVQSLADIMVLGFKGYLRLAEYGPAPLRRVFRGLTALVSWLATLLPQRIDRQPATIKTDFT
- the bcsQ gene encoding cellulose biosynthesis protein BcsQ, with translation MPVIALQGLRGGCGATSLSAALGWAFNALQQSVLVIDFSPVNQLAAHFNLSLSHTQGWAPALHEQQAWQQCAQRYQAGLDFLPFGALTPQQRAHITTINSEFAAPLLNALPALKSHYDWIIFDIPADLLPWQRSFVAAADRLLQVLTLDANCQLRLHHARFPAHTLFLINQFNANSQLQQDLHQLWISSLKNLVPQVIHRDEALAEALMMKQPVGEYRPHALASEEINTLANWLLLHVAGGAA
- the bcsR gene encoding cellulose biosynthesis protein BcsR, which codes for MKTENAFSLNAASSEEHDDINALSDAFSLKAFRYIDIAREARLNTIMTRWPLLREISAAQESER
- the bcsE gene encoding cellulose biosynthesis protein BcsE gives rise to the protein MKNHYALGLQQIQQELNTLQNPGFYWITSQRQEDAGMLLRQVVSQQKAATLISSDEKPQALLTPDPIGGPARMPLFSLPANKSSLQQLESDFSRVLNSRSGLVIFYSNAALWGKLSPDELAIWLKRMRRLITKKQITLLMITSGTSIIHLRHHLQAYFRQLDGLAHLDFQQDSWQYRINWWSAADKLLADRAIRLICGDNQFIAVNDAEKNIPLSRNDENQFLAQEGVLEGAPPLSVQWQLFSDNESVFSRAQQANAATVIFSLVHNQDINSLATMVHSLRRSRGSALKIVVREISTTLRYSDERLLLACGVNAIVPTAASLSRFLTMLEGIQGQQFSRHVPANLNALMQALQPLQQKGYLPLDAFCAAVQQLMANTLLPENDKGLLVALRAVPQLKPEQILTLCKPRRFGDLVTLVNDRIYLFLSSCRFNDLDIALKSIFSLPHDELFSNRIVWFEDNQIVSEADKIRQLTSVIQRDRQAAPLAAVPVAAQADVPERGAQTPQPITLNLDGASH
- a CDS encoding cellulose biosynthesis protein BcsF encodes the protein MTLMDWVQVAILLLLILLFLRSLFGRGLTRSGTNPLLRLLPTRALKSEGQWQRKTNKTDKHE
- the bcsG gene encoding cellulose biosynthesis protein BcsG, yielding MNNRFTMHGSWWRGLGGWNFYFLIKFALLWYGYLNFHALSNLVFLAWLLFPLPSARLHRLRQWISLPIGIALFWHDTWLPGLSSIMSQGSQLAGFSPSYMLDLANRFINWEMIGAAFVLLVLYLFVAQWIRVTVLVSLMLIWLNVLTIAGPAMNLLPSSAATPTVKLNDTPAAKAPDGLDQSAPPTSANLTAWLNRFYDAERQRSTHFPDALPADSQPFDILVINICSLSWSDLNVAQLRNHPLWQHFDILLNNYNSATGYSGPAGIRLLRASCGQSSHSDLYKATDQRCYLFDNLAKLGFKQQLMMDHTGVFGNYLKELREEGNLQAPLMSQAGIAPEVTSFDGSPVFNDAQLMQRWLDDRTKSSDARSATFYNLIPLHDGTRELGSTRSADWQPRAKVLFDQLDAFLTNLEKSGRRVMVLVVPEHGAALQGDKMQMSGLRDIPSPDITHVPVGIKFVGMKAPHQGQPLSVETPTSLMAISEIVSRVVDGQVFNAPNVNMSVMTDNLPQTPVVSENDNAVVMMYQGKPWIRLNGGDWVPYPQ
- the hmsP gene encoding biofilm formation regulator HmsP, with translation MRVSRSLTIKQMATVSAVAMVTICIFIVIQLFHFVQQRRIDYAQQMENVAHTVRQPLSEAVLKADIPQAERILNTLKPAGILSRADVVLPNAFQALHADFAPEKPVPRWVARLFELPVQITLPLYSVERSGLPKPIAYLVLQADSSRVYQFLLSTLSTMITTYLLLALILSIAISWCINRLIVHPLRDISRDLQELPPQAILTHKMKLPHNHRDDEIGMLIRSYNRNQQVLESIHDEMSRMTTHFAVTDLPNRALFLALLEQHISHRHNRQAWGLMVIRIETLQEANGVLSDEQRDTLMLTLVEKIRSTVDDHSLLAQTGPSDFALLMKRAHNPFRAMRLARNLMIRINQPVNLQQLQLRPNASIGLALHEENSISASEQLDRATSAMMSARHQGKNQILFFDPALTERAQKRLTQEHDILQGLQDEQFALYLQPQINMETGGLAGAEALLRMRMPDGSYGLSEEFIASAEEIGVISAIGRWVFEEACRILAGWQKQGINIPLSVNISAVQLRDASMVSHLQGLLERHRIAPGNFVLEITETAQIGDAEQAIALLRLLQQTGVAVALDDFGMGYSNLNYLHQFKALPVNKLKMDRSFVAALPDDDTMVRIVAAIADIIHLDVIAEGVETAEQRDWLLARGITIGQGYLYAEALPLHVFNQRWLNTSQLPE